AACCACCTTCGAGGGGGTAATTGCCACCCTGCCCATACCCGCTGGGCATAAAAAATCCCGTCTTAGCGGGTAAGGCGGGATTCGAGAGCAAGCGGAAGGACGCTACTTCGTAGGAGTAGTCTTCTTCGCTGGAGCGCCAGGGAACTGCTGCTTCAGATCGTTGTAGATCGGAGCCGCGCCAGGGGCGTTGCCAGCAGCCACCTTTACCGAGCGGTAGAAGCTCATGCAGGAGTTGTAGATATCGGCGCCCAAAAGCGAGTTGGTATCCACCATCCCCTGAAGGATGCCCGAAAGCCTATCGATACGGGGGTTAAGGATAGCGTGAGCGGCCATGTCGACCTTCAGCTCGGCCGCATTTACGTACGCAGGCACCAGCGGTGCGTTGTTGTAAATGTAGCTCGACGTCTTATTCACCCAAACCTCCATGTCGTACTTCACCCTACCGTACTGCATGCGCTGCTCCTTGGTTAGGTTGATCACCTTCCCGCTGAGCACCTTCTCCAGCACCGCTAGGGCATCGTCCAGCTCCTTGAGCTCGGCCTCCGTAAAGGTTACCGAAATTAGGTTGTCTAGTGCCATAGTGAGACTAGTTTTTTTTGTTAGGTATTTTGTTTCGTAAGGGCTCGTTCCCCTACCCGATTTCGAATGTATAAAAAATATTCCAAACTTTTAGCTTAAACAGATGGCAGTTTAACAAAAAAGACTCAAACTCTAGTAATAGTAGAGTGAATGATTGTAAGTTTGCACCATCGAATAACTAAACAATCCTAAAATGAGCTTAGCAAAATACCTCAACCGATTTACCACCATCCACCACAAAATTAGAACCCAATCTACTGGAACGCCCAAGCAGCTGGCCGCGGAACTCCACATCTCGGAGAGCCGGCTGCTCGACAACCTTGCCGACCTAAAGGCTATGGGCGCACCTATAGAGTATGACAGCATTCGCAAGACCTATTTCTACTCGCACGAGGTAAACTTCGATATAAAGTTTGACGAATAACAAGTAACTCGCGTATTACAGGAGCGGGGGAACCTATACTTGTAGCAAACAATTTTATTTTAACACTTAGCATGACAATACCCCTATATGAAAAATAATGTAGAAACCGTAATGGCCAAGCTGCTGCAAACGCTAAGCGTGCCACATACCACTAAAAATCTTAGAAGGCAACTTCTCACACATCCCGACTACCCCAGCCTACAGGGCATAACGGGAGTGCTCGACGAATATCGGATAAGCAACGTAGCCTTTAGGGCAACCATCGAACAGCTACGACAGGTGGAGTACCCCGTTCTCCTATATATGAAGGAGCGCAATGGAACCTTTGGACTGCTGCATGACATAGATCAGCAGCAGGCTATACTCTCCACCGAAACCTACGAGCGGAAGAGTTACCCCCTACACCAGTTTCAGGAGATATGGAGCGGTATTGCCGTGCTAGCCGAGCCCAACGAGCAGTCGGGCGAACCAACCGCAAGCGAGAAGTCGAGCACCTCCATTAACAGGATCGCATATTGGGCAGTAGCCGCAGGCCTATTACTGCTACTAGCAGCAGCCGGTTGGCAATCGCAAAGTATCCCCTTTGCATCGCTACTGGTGGTAAAGCTTATTGGCATTTCCCTTGTAGCGCTACTCGCAGCACACGAATTAGGTATCGACAGTTCACTTACCGATAAGCTCTGCACCCTAACCAAGAGTACCGGATGTAACGAGGTGCTTACATCGAAAGCCTCCGCACTTTTCGGAGTACTAAAGCTAGCCGATATCGGAATCGTTTACTTTTTCAGCACCACCATTGCCTTAGTCCTATCGGCAATAGTAGGTATGTTTGCCGATATGCTGCTGCTACTGGCATGGCTATCGGTGCTAACTCTCCCCTTTATACTATTCTCTGTGACCTACCAGCTGGCGGTGGTAAAAAAGTGGTGCCCCTTCTGCATGGGCGTAGCGGCTACATTAACAGTCGAAACTGTACTGGCAGCAGCAACCGGGAGCATTCGTTTTAGCATCCCTACGCTACCATCTGTTGGGCTAGCAGCATTTGGCGTGCTATCCGTATCGCTGCTATGGATAGCGATAAAACCCGTACTAAAGGAGAAGATGCGGCTGGAGCGCTTCGAGTTCCTCTACACCCGCCTCAAGCGCAAGCCCGAGGTGATAAAGGGAATACTTGCTGAAAGCGACTATACCGAAATACCAACATTGGAAGGAGAAATAGTTCTTGGCAATCCCAATGCCCCCTTTACCATAACCGAAGTAGTAGCTCCCTACTGCAGCCCATGCGCCAGATCGTTCGATAAGCTAAACGAGCTACTAAAGGAGGCTGGCAATAGCGTTAAGGTACAATTCCGTTTTCTTGTAAAAAGTAATAGGGAGGATAAATCGACAAAGGTTGCCGCCCACATGTTTGCCCTAGCCGATAAGCTATCGCCCGAAGAGCTACGATGTGCATTCGAGGCTTGGTTTAAGGAGCGCGATTACGAGAAGTGGATAAAAGCATATGCAGCCAACGTAGATGAGCATATTTACCTAAGGCTGGAAACCCAACAGGAATGGGCAAAAGGCTTAGGTATTAATGCCACACCAACCATATACGTTAACGGCTACAGCTGGAAACTGGATATGGACCTCTACGACTTAAAGTATAGCCTATAGCATATAGGAAAAATGTTTAACTAAAACCTAAAGTCAAGACCTAACCTAAAACAAAAAGGTTGCAGCAGCACTAGGTGCCGCCACAACCGGGATGCCCTGCCAGCCTAAGTGGCAGAACAAACAAAAATCAAACAAATCTAAAGTTTTTGCTGCTTTTTGAATTATAAAAAGCAGGCACGATTATGAAAA
This window of the uncultured Acetobacteroides sp. genome carries:
- a CDS encoding thioredoxin domain-containing protein translates to MKNNVETVMAKLLQTLSVPHTTKNLRRQLLTHPDYPSLQGITGVLDEYRISNVAFRATIEQLRQVEYPVLLYMKERNGTFGLLHDIDQQQAILSTETYERKSYPLHQFQEIWSGIAVLAEPNEQSGEPTASEKSSTSINRIAYWAVAAGLLLLLAAAGWQSQSIPFASLLVVKLIGISLVALLAAHELGIDSSLTDKLCTLTKSTGCNEVLTSKASALFGVLKLADIGIVYFFSTTIALVLSAIVGMFADMLLLLAWLSVLTLPFILFSVTYQLAVVKKWCPFCMGVAATLTVETVLAAATGSIRFSIPTLPSVGLAAFGVLSVSLLWIAIKPVLKEKMRLERFEFLYTRLKRKPEVIKGILAESDYTEIPTLEGEIVLGNPNAPFTITEVVAPYCSPCARSFDKLNELLKEAGNSVKVQFRFLVKSNREDKSTKVAAHMFALADKLSPEELRCAFEAWFKERDYEKWIKAYAANVDEHIYLRLETQQEWAKGLGINATPTIYVNGYSWKLDMDLYDLKYSL